One segment of Pontibacter akesuensis DNA contains the following:
- a CDS encoding DUF481 domain-containing protein, whose protein sequence is MLLINSASAQILNVERSRVERDSADYFTGKVGLNFSMFNRNAGKNNPNNYLQLTFNGDVAYVSEKHSYLLLNFYNYLLVNYDSDELRNTVASNGYSHFRVNLLRKRRLSYELFTQVQTDKARGLEIRTLAGSGLRYRLLKRENSGIYVGTGIMHEHETWEDPDEENNFTDSDMLKSTNYISAKAALNSNVSAEGIVYYQTGYAEMIDKWRNRVSGDVALQVKLNTRLSFKAGFSGTFEDEPIVPVTRFVYTLSNGIQVQF, encoded by the coding sequence TTGTTATTAATTAATTCTGCCAGCGCCCAGATCCTAAATGTGGAGCGTTCGCGGGTTGAGAGGGACTCTGCCGATTATTTTACAGGCAAAGTAGGCCTTAACTTTTCCATGTTTAACCGAAATGCGGGCAAGAACAACCCAAACAACTACCTGCAGCTTACTTTCAACGGGGATGTGGCCTATGTATCAGAAAAGCATTCCTACCTGCTACTCAATTTTTACAATTACCTGTTGGTGAACTACGATTCAGATGAATTGCGCAATACCGTTGCAAGCAACGGGTATTCTCATTTCCGGGTAAATCTGCTGCGGAAAAGGCGTTTGTCCTATGAACTGTTCACACAGGTGCAAACAGACAAAGCCCGAGGACTTGAGATTCGTACCTTGGCAGGAAGTGGATTGCGTTATAGGCTGCTGAAGCGAGAGAACAGTGGCATATATGTGGGAACAGGCATAATGCACGAGCATGAGACGTGGGAAGATCCTGATGAGGAGAACAACTTTACGGACTCCGATATGCTGAAGTCAACAAACTATATAAGCGCAAAGGCGGCTTTAAACAGCAATGTAAGTGCCGAGGGTATCGTTTATTACCAAACTGGGTATGCCGAAATGATCGATAAATGGCGTAACCGTGTAAGTGGGGACGTAGCTTTACAGGTCAAACTAAATACCCGGCTTTCTTTCAAGGCAGGTTTCAGCGGTACATTCGAGGATGAGCCAATCGTTCCTGTAACAAGGTTTGTTTATACTTTGTCCAATGGAATCCAGGTACAATTTTAG
- a CDS encoding HD domain-containing protein, with translation MNKAQIISAAEEYVKELLSGEGSGHDWWHILRVWNNAKHIAGYEQVDTFVVELAALLHDIGDHKFYNGDASVGPRMAREWLESQLVPEEIIAHVCSIIRDLSYKGAGTSSAMPTIEGQVVQDADRLDAIGAIGVARAFAYGGHKNREMYNPAITPVLHNSFEEYKSSTAPTLNHFYEKLLLLKDRMHTETAKKLAAQRHHFMEQFLEQFYAEWNGNR, from the coding sequence ATGAACAAAGCCCAGATAATATCCGCTGCTGAGGAATATGTGAAAGAACTACTTTCCGGTGAAGGCTCTGGTCACGATTGGTGGCACATATTGCGTGTTTGGAACAACGCCAAGCACATCGCCGGATACGAACAGGTGGATACATTTGTCGTAGAGTTAGCGGCCCTTCTTCATGACATAGGAGACCATAAGTTTTATAATGGCGACGCCTCTGTTGGACCACGTATGGCCCGGGAGTGGCTAGAGTCTCAGCTGGTTCCGGAGGAAATAATAGCCCATGTGTGCAGCATTATCAGGGACCTCTCCTATAAAGGTGCCGGTACTAGCTCGGCAATGCCTACTATAGAGGGGCAGGTAGTGCAGGATGCCGATAGGTTGGATGCTATTGGAGCCATCGGCGTAGCTCGTGCTTTTGCCTATGGCGGCCATAAGAATCGCGAAATGTACAATCCTGCTATCACACCCGTTCTGCACAACTCGTTCGAGGAGTATAAGTCGAGTACAGCCCCTACCCTCAATCACTTCTACGAGAAGCTTCTGTTGCTGAAGGACCGCATGCATACCGAAACGGCTAAAAAATTAGCCGCACAGCGCCACCACTTTATGGAGCAGTTCCTGGAGCAGTTTTACGCCGAGTGGAATGGTAACCGCTAA
- a CDS encoding monovalent cation:proton antiporter family protein translates to MEIPLLSDIVIILGLAVVVILLFQRFKLPTILGFLATGVIAGPHGLSLIKATHDIEILAEIGVILLLFIIGMEFSLKQLALIKRTVLLGGTTQVLATIGLVCVVMVLLRYSWAESVFMGFLIALSSTAIVLKLLQDRSEINSPQGRVVLGILIFQDIVVVPMMLLAPLMAGESEDIGTALLIMALKGIFVIVFVLVSARYLVPRLLFLVAQTKSKELFILCVVVICFAVAWLTSNLGLSLALGAFMAGLIISESEYSHQATSNILPFREIFTSFFFVSIGMLLDFGFMLQNLPVILLFSVLTFILKGTVATLAARILQYPMRISLLVGLSLFQVGEFAFILSKTGLASGLLSEETYQYFLSVSLLTMGVTPFIIGSYRQLADFIAKPISSSNGDSVFSNETTAAHGDLPDLNDHIVIIGYGINGRNVAKAARHADIPYVITELNAVTVKQERKLGEPIVYGDAVHPMILEHINVQKARVVVIAISDPEATRRIIATVRGISDKVHIIVRTRFVQEMEENYLIGADEVIPEEFETSIEIFTRVMNKYLMPRDEIERFTQKIRSDNYDMLRSLASGRIPNNSKISLDLPDIEVASLRVYTNDSDIIGKSLLEANIRNRFQITIVAMKRERETILNVDGHTRILRGDVLYVVGKPNDVMRFNDYLKDSF, encoded by the coding sequence ATGGAGATTCCATTACTCTCAGATATTGTGATTATACTTGGGTTGGCAGTAGTGGTGATTCTGCTTTTCCAGCGGTTTAAGCTTCCCACCATACTTGGTTTCCTGGCTACGGGTGTTATTGCCGGTCCTCACGGACTTAGCCTGATCAAGGCAACGCACGATATCGAGATTCTGGCAGAGATTGGTGTTATACTGCTGCTCTTTATAATCGGCATGGAGTTTTCGCTTAAGCAGCTCGCGCTGATAAAGCGAACAGTTTTGCTGGGTGGCACTACACAGGTGCTTGCCACTATCGGACTGGTATGCGTCGTGATGGTGTTATTGCGCTACTCCTGGGCAGAATCAGTTTTTATGGGCTTCCTGATTGCCCTTAGTAGCACAGCCATTGTTCTGAAACTACTGCAGGACAGGAGCGAGATCAACAGCCCGCAGGGGCGCGTAGTGCTGGGCATCCTTATTTTTCAAGACATCGTGGTGGTGCCGATGATGCTGCTGGCTCCGCTAATGGCCGGGGAATCAGAGGATATTGGCACAGCACTGCTGATAATGGCGCTGAAGGGCATATTTGTGATTGTGTTTGTACTGGTTAGCGCCCGCTACCTGGTGCCGCGCCTGTTGTTCCTGGTGGCACAGACTAAGAGCAAAGAGCTTTTTATACTTTGCGTGGTGGTTATTTGCTTTGCAGTTGCCTGGCTTACGTCCAACCTGGGACTTTCACTAGCACTTGGTGCGTTTATGGCTGGCTTAATCATTTCAGAGTCAGAATACAGCCACCAGGCCACCAGCAACATTCTGCCGTTCCGCGAGATTTTTACCAGCTTTTTTTTCGTTTCAATCGGTATGCTGCTGGATTTTGGCTTTATGCTGCAGAACCTTCCGGTTATACTTCTTTTCTCTGTCTTAACATTTATTCTGAAAGGGACGGTTGCAACGCTGGCCGCTCGTATTTTACAATACCCTATGCGTATTTCCCTGCTGGTCGGGCTGTCGCTGTTTCAGGTAGGAGAATTTGCCTTCATACTTTCTAAAACGGGATTAGCCAGCGGATTGCTTTCTGAAGAAACATACCAGTACTTTCTGTCCGTTTCGCTGCTGACAATGGGCGTGACGCCATTCATCATTGGTTCGTATCGCCAACTCGCGGACTTTATTGCGAAACCAATATCCTCCTCGAACGGAGATTCCGTCTTCAGCAACGAAACGACAGCAGCACATGGTGACCTGCCAGACCTTAACGATCATATTGTAATTATTGGTTACGGCATTAACGGCCGAAATGTGGCCAAGGCTGCCCGCCATGCAGACATTCCGTATGTGATTACTGAGTTGAACGCCGTAACGGTGAAGCAGGAGCGAAAACTGGGGGAGCCGATTGTTTACGGGGATGCCGTTCACCCAATGATCCTGGAGCACATAAATGTGCAGAAGGCGCGCGTGGTGGTTATCGCCATATCAGACCCTGAGGCAACCCGGCGTATCATTGCCACTGTGCGCGGTATTTCAGACAAAGTACACATAATCGTGCGAACGCGCTTTGTGCAGGAAATGGAGGAAAACTACCTGATCGGGGCTGACGAGGTGATACCGGAGGAGTTTGAGACGAGCATCGAGATATTCACCCGCGTGATGAACAAGTACCTGATGCCACGGGATGAGATAGAGCGCTTTACGCAAAAAATTCGCTCCGACAACTACGACATGCTTCGAAGCCTGGCCTCCGGACGCATACCCAATAACTCAAAGATAAGCCTTGATCTACCCGATATAGAAGTAGCCAGCCTGCGCGTGTACACCAACGACAGCGACATTATTGGTAAATCGTTGCTGGAAGCAAACATCCGCAATCGCTTCCAGATTACCATAGTAGCGATGAAAAGGGAAAGGGAAACTATCTTGAATGTAGATGGACACACCCGCATTTTAAGGGGCGATGTGCTTTATGTGGTCGGCAAGCCGAACGATGTAATGCGCTTTAACGATTACCTGAAAGACAGCTTTTAG
- a CDS encoding DUF4136 domain-containing protein encodes MKHTRQLPLLLLLLISLLYLPSCVTTSASLGANAIKAPYATNLRSYKTYAWYQDVPPAEAAYDRGFSASLNKHLRQAIEQELQERGYTKVAQNPDVLVAYDVSVSVPLEKDKPENFAKGFGYSYGYMGGYRYTYGHSDMPGYRNVDLFKQGTLIIDLINPKTDLLLWRGWTEGAIKKFNAGYSTVQKRVEEVMEQL; translated from the coding sequence ATGAAGCACACACGTCAGCTCCCCCTTCTTCTCCTACTGCTTATTAGCCTGCTATACTTACCCAGTTGCGTGACCACCTCAGCCTCGCTTGGCGCGAATGCTATTAAAGCACCTTATGCCACAAACCTGAGGAGCTATAAGACTTATGCCTGGTACCAGGATGTTCCACCGGCCGAAGCTGCTTATGACCGTGGGTTCAGCGCGAGCTTAAACAAACACCTGCGCCAGGCCATTGAGCAGGAACTACAGGAAAGAGGCTATACAAAGGTGGCGCAGAATCCGGATGTGCTGGTGGCATATGATGTGAGTGTTTCGGTGCCGCTGGAAAAGGACAAGCCGGAGAACTTCGCTAAGGGGTTTGGGTACAGCTACGGTTACATGGGCGGCTATCGCTATACTTACGGCCACTCTGATATGCCCGGTTACCGCAACGTAGACCTCTTTAAGCAAGGCACACTGATTATTGATTTGATAAACCCTAAAACAGATCTGCTGCTTTGGCGTGGGTGGACGGAAGGCGCAATAAAGAAATTTAACGCCGGCTACAGCACAGTGCAGAAAAGGGTAGAGGAGGTGATGGAGCAGCTGTAG